The following is a genomic window from Episyrphus balteatus chromosome 1, idEpiBalt1.1, whole genome shotgun sequence.
GGTACCATTTGGTATttgtacacattttgcacttaatcaAACAATCTTTGGATTGAATCTAGAAATAAGTTGCAGGCAGAAGATACAAATACAGTCTGCAAGGTCCGCTTCCTCAGAATCATCACTTACGGTATTATTTGGTGCATGTCGCTTAGCTTTTTGGTAACTTGGCTACCAGAGCTTCCAATTACGCCCATGGGTggtcttgccccagtcatatcatatctgatgttccggaatattttttaaattttatttttacgacTCCTTCTATATTCATTTTCCttgaatattcactttctattgtaaaaagagaaaagtaaaaaaaatttttttttagtgttaaaaatacaactgactttACGCATGAAGcaaaacaatttgatgaaaaatcacaaaattaacCGTAACTTTTCGACGTCTAAACAGAACTTTCTCAAACTTATGGACTCGAACGATCATTTTactatttttcatacaacatagtacaaaaacggtcttgcccctATAGGCGGTCTTGTCCCCCCTTTccctatttatttttaaataaaggtttataaacaatgttatttgaaaatattttttgtctgaATATACAATACATTTAtgcatattttaaaatcaatttttttcgatttttgtttcgtatattttcaattttataaaattttgaaacaatttttaagacCGTAAGTAAGACTTTAACAAcccaaatatattaaaataaatcaccaaaTTGTATATCGTATAAAATTTACAGTCTTTTTGGCAAAAAGTGAATAGAATTCACGATATTATTCtcttaacacatttttttctctcttcttTCTGTTTATAGAATTGTATATTaactggataaaaaaaaaataacaataacaaataaaatggcTTTAACTGGAGGATCAGATTCAAAAATAGCACGCATTATGGTCTTTAGACCAACCTGGGAGGAGTTTAAAGATTTTCCCAAGTATATAGCTTACATGGAATCTCAGGGTGCACACAAAGCTGGGCTTGCcaaagtattttatttcaaacaaaataaaatggggATCCAAGATTGTACagagtattaatttattttttaggttgTACCCCCTCCTGAGTGGGTACCAAGAAAAAGTGGCTATGAAGATTTGGATGCCCTCAACATAACCATACCTGCGCCCATATGTCAAGTTGTAACTGGCAAACAGGGACTCtatcaacaaataaatattcaaaaaaaaccaCTCACTGTTAAACAGTTTGCCGAATTGGCCAACACTGAACGTTATCAACCACCGAAACATTTCGATTTTGAAGATCTTGAaagaaaatattggaaaaatatAACGTATGTGGCCCCAATTTACGGTGCAGATGTTAGCGGTAGCATTACGGACCCAGAAATGAATGtaagagtaaaaaaataaattaatgttcaCGCTATTTATAATATCTTTTAAACACTAGAGCTGGAATATTAATCGTTTGGGCACAATCTTAGATTTTGTGAACGAAGACTATGGCATACAAATCGATGGTGTGAATACGGCATACCTGTATTTTGGAATGTGGAAAACAACGTTTGCATGGCACACTGAAGATATGGACTTATATTCTATTAACTATTTACATTTTGGTGCGCCGAAAACATGGTACGTTGTGCCGCCTGAGTATGGACGAAAACTAGAAAAAGTCGCCAATAGTTATTTTCCCGCAAGTTATCAAAACTGTAATGCGTACTTGCGACATAAAATGACTTTAATAAGTCCGCAGATCCTCAAGCAGCATGAAGTTCCAGTTAGTAAGGTACGGGAGTCTGCTGTTATTTACATTGAAACGACATTAAGTGTTGAATATGAATATTTCTTGCAGATAACACAAGAAGCCGGTGAAATAATGATTACTTTCCCATTTGGCTATCATGCTGGTTTCAATCATGGGTTCAATTGTGCAGAATCTACTAATTTCGCAATGGAACGTTGGATTGAATATGGAAAACGTGCTGTTCAGTGTACCTGCAGGTAAAtataagagaaataaaaaagaaaaaaatattttttatttcgagTTCATAATGAATAGACCAAAAGaaactaaaatcaaaaatataaatattgttgtATTCACGTTCCACAACAAGTCAgttaaaaaactatatttttatcTTGCCTAGCAATGATATGGTTAAAATATCAATGGATACATTTGTAAAGCGCTTTCAACCCGATCGCTATCAAGCATGGCTTGAAGGTACAGATGTTGGTCAGCATCCTGAAGATCCACCAAATGCATTAACTGTAGCACCACCTCCAACGCAATTAGATGTTCTATGCAATAAGAAGTAAGTCATGACAAAACAAATTCTCTTGATTCTTAgctacaaattttcttttcttatttatcACACATACGATAAACCCCATAGAAATGGGGATGTTCCTGTACAATTATTCCAAAGAATGAAGAAACATTgcaatccaacaaaaaaaaaatcatttaaggaACGAAATCCTGATCTTGATCTCGATGAAATTCAATCAAATCCAAACATACCAGATGATGTTAAGGCTGTTTTAAAGGAAAGCGTTTTAACATTGGACATGGACGAGGACGAGGAAGTACCTGCAATATTAGAGCCAGCGAGTATAAGTAGTCAAAGTCCAGCTATATTGAAAACTAAAAAGGAATTACTAGATTATATTGACGATGGATCTGGTAAGACAGATTATGTTCTATTAAAACGCATCttacataaaattcattataaatttaattgggTATCCTCTGGCTTTACATTACTTACGGTCTTAGTAGTTCAACTAACCCATGAGgcaaaaaatgtataatttctGTTTTATTACTATTTACGACATAAATTCGTATATTGTATAAGCTTGTAAcaggaaatttattttaattttatttttgatattgtCAAGTGGTAATAGAAAATTGTAATTTACTACTTACTttctattttataataaatttattttatttgatacaAATATTGCATTACGACGTGGGATCTTGGTAAACTTTggctaaaaagaaaaaaaaatgatgatgtCGTGCTGCAAGTGTTTTCTttcgaaagaagaaaaaaagattagcATGCGTCATAATTGCAGTGTTTTAGCGACCCCATTTTGGATAGACTTCACTCTTCACTTGTGTTTGtaggcaaacaaaaattataataatgtaTCTAAAAAACGATAGGGGTCCGTTTAAGACATAAACTATCAATATTAAAATCCGtcaatgaaaaagtataaaatattcCAGAAAAGGCAAGGATAGAAAATGTCAATTGTTATACTAATTAAGATTTTCCAGAGAGAAACACATaatgagttttattttaatttgaatcgcTTGTTTTAATGTaagaatagaaagaaaaaaagatttaattaaatagtttttttcagaaatatttcagttattgtttttgtttggttttcttGTTACTAACACTGTGCTCGCTTGATTTTAAGGTTATggtgtcattttttgtttgttaaaggctcatttcgtaaaaaaaaaaaatagtaattaaatCCCGTTTATTGATGACTATCTCTAATACATATTTCGTAAATACAtcaaaaatctttataaaaatgtgaaccctaaaattatttttaacgatTGTCTTTgttaacataaatatttttatttttgttaattgtcctattttttatcatttcgtTTTAGAGTTTGACGACGACGAGGATGCATTtagaaaacgtaaacaaaaaagaaagtcaGACGCTGAATACGACGACGATTGGTATGAAAGTAAACGCCGTTCAAATTCTCGCGGTAAGGGACGAAGTCCAAAAGGCAAAGAATATCCAGCTGAAAGtacagtaaaaattaaaaaagaacgtCCTTCTACAGAGAAAATAGAAAAACCTCCTAAACAAAAAACACCTCGAAAGACGCCCACTAGAAAAAAGAAGGAGAACAATGGTACGTGAAGTATGCTAACAGCAACTTCTGCAAGAACAATCATTCTATCAGTATCTCCTTCTCTAGATTCTTCATCTAGCTCCGTACCATCATCTCCAGCAACTACCCCTAAACCAGCCGATACTGAGGTTCTACGCAAATTAAACGaacatttgatgaaaaatctTAGTCCTACATTTCAATTCACAAATCATCCCATTAAATTTGAGGGAAAAATCCCAATAGTAAAGAAAACCCCATCATCCGAAAATCTTGATCAGTCAAACGATTGTTTAATTCAGCAACAATTAAAAGTAGAACCTTTTTCGGCAATGTCATCGCCTACATCTACGGTTTgtgtgaatttaaataaaacatctcCTCCAAACTCAGTAAGGACCTCAGCATCTGCTGCAGCGTCAGCAGCTGCTTATACGAATAACTCTAGTCAGCTCAATACCTTGAACACAACCATTGTGTACAAAGCCATCGGAGGTGGAACAACAACATTATCACCAATCCCCGTAACCATGAAAACTACTTCTTCGAATAATATAATAACAACTACGGATGGTACAGCTCTGTGTATCAAAAACGAAGTCATTGATAGCGAAGGTAGTGTGGACGCAGAATCAGAAATAATAAATTCTAGTCAAAGTGGTGGTAAAGGAGCGTCATCAGGTAAGCAGCAAAATGAATCctgttataattttatttcgttttgttttaatttgtttattttgtattgtttatatttttattatttattgttattttttatcttgATGTATTGAAGAGCTctttaaacaatttgatttaattattatatttgtgttttattaattttcttattgctttaaaaaataCCATTGTCGcaaaaattttgcacaatttgtTTGCATTGAcgtaaaactacttttttttaacctgacaaaaaaaaataaagataataatacagattttaaaaataataagaaccaACGGAATAATTAATTAAGGTGGTGAGAAGAAAAAATAGCTTGTTGTGTGTTTACTAATAAAGTTTGATTGGATAACGGACCGAGATCTCAATACTATACTACGCCGTACTCCCTGCTATAAATAAAAACTACGGGTGAAATATTTTCGGTAGAAAGGCTCCCAAACTAAAAATTCTCAGATTACTTTTAGTCTTTCtcttaaatttcgtttttttgtttgttaatatgtagttaataaaaagcaaaaaggtAACATAAATGCCAGCAGTTTTTGATTAGGAACCCTTGTCCATTTTTCCCCGAGGGTTTTTATtcagaatagggctgaatatGTATATATTATCGTTTACTTATTCGGTTTATATTCCTACATACGtattaataacaaataataattttcgatTACCGTTGCTTTTCAATAGAAAATTACTTTAAACGAAATAACCAGTCTATTATTTGTTTAACGTAATAGGGGTTTAATCTGAGTATAAATCTCGGTTTGCGTATTTTGAAAAACGGTGAACTATTTgcgacattgtttttttttttctctgaccCTATAAAAAAGTGCCGTTTTGCACGTTATTAAAagacaaaactaaaaataaaaactattatattattttaactcaattttatttatataataacgaaaaagatacaaataatgCGCTTATTCTAGCTTAGTGTTTTTCAAAGTGTGGGTCGCGACTCTCTGAGGGGTCGCGAAGACTTCTTAAGGAGGTCGCGGCCGCGagttaaatattgaaaaaaacaaaagacaaacaaaatttctcagggcgacaaatgtgtttgtatgttttttaataaaaattgaaatcttggattgatttttgatactttaacAATTAAATCGTTTTCCAAGTTTAGTCCGTTTCTCTTCATAGTTTTGATGTCCAACATTGAAGCGAATTTGACTTCACATATGTATATACACAGTAATGAAAGGGCACTAACAGCAGCAAAGCTTCGTTTGCCAGCTCAGAATACTATCTATTCTTAACATGGCACCTGAAGCTAAATCTATAaggttttctttcagttttacaGATGTTAGATTAGCAAGTTCAAccgaattattcaaaaaaagatTTGAATTCCATCTTAGTTCCAACTCAATAGTTTCATCTCCAAATTTAATAAacgggttgacagatgaaaaacaggtataattttttgtagagaaatgagattgccttgattttagattttttttttaatcagcattaaaaaatacctcaaaatcaTGTATAATATGTGTACATagtaataccattgtctatttttgctaattttgaaaatctccacttcgcgctttgaccttgaaatcgcgacttgcggacatgagttTTTCTAGACTTGAGGTTTGtgatagaatgccaaaacgaaggtattgagcaaaaaaaaattctattagcattcattccgaggtaaACCTCGAAGAATTTTTACCTTAAATGActgtattaattaatttatacaaaatgacaaggatttttgtgaaaattagCAGCGgcgtttttttaatcagttctgttcggaaatggtatcacttataactgtaagtgttgccgttgtttattaattttttgtttttattgtaaataatttttttattttaaattatttttttagaaaattgccactCCCGCTTAAAAGGGGAGAGATAGAcacccatagtaaaaaattattgtattgaactcctctacaaaaaaccgttatcaaccAACtttacaaaacgtgataggtctccgcccgcttatattttgattgtaacacagtgttattataCTTTCAATCGGAAAGGGTGTTgcaaattttcttgtttttcaaaatggtggacgCCAACAAGACCAATTAATACGCAAATTGAGATTCATACTCAAAACTCAACCCTCTTCAATGCCGCatccaaacttagctgacgtcacaactttttttagatgCTTCTGAACTGTTATCATTTGAACATAATTggcaaaacaatatttttgaagaGTAACATAACTTTGTGtacttaaaattttagtttattcttttgtttcatttaatttttttttttcaaaaaaaaactgttgcaaGTCGAAATAAAAGCCGAGTTGTATTGGTAACTGTGTACGGaggttaataaatattttatgcttTAAACACCAACAGAAGATTTATTTATTACATATAACccttattaacaaaaataaacttttttttgttgccgaaacaaaaatatacttttatgaaggttttcggtgtgctgaactcgaatcagaAGTCagaccttatttttttatataaagaaaattgCTTGAGCATATTAAggaacggtttctataagacctttcaagacctgtttaaatctttcccatatcttttttactgcccgagatatcgtCAGTTGTTTGGCATTTTATATCTACCATAGAAATTTTATAACGCCGTTTTCTCCTTTAttatatatgaagccaaacctaattacttcatttttagatatctcggacaataaaaaagatattgaaaagatctAAACAGGTTTtataaaccgttactaaataagctaaaacaattttccttatataaaaaaacatggtccgaagtactaaaaaaaaacgttttttgcatttaacggtaatatttcaaaaacgggagctggttagttttttctgacttcgggttcgagttcagcacaccaaaaaccttcagaaaagtaattttttgccTCGGCAACAAaccccttgtaaaccagtgtaatcgtTTGTTGTTGAACTATGAATAagttaagcaaacaaaattacgACCAAAAAAAAGGAATACTTTTGTACCAGGTAATTAAACACATCTAAAGTTATCTATTCACATGAGTCTTCATTTATTATCATTGCAAATTAATgttacaatttttgaattttttttgtaatttttaataactttttacttATTGTTATGATGCTGAAAATCCATGTCttggaaaaattatataatcttACATCGGGGAATAGTGTACTTGggtgtgtaatatttttttaatttttgtatgcaatTCTTCTCAGACTTAAGCGTTGGTCCATTTACAGTTTTCATTTAGTTTggtgtaattttatttttgtttttgcacggcatttttctattttctatatgCATATTAATCTAtagataattttgtatttcggttttgaaaatgaatacaACAAAAGGAAAACGCCTTTGTTAAGTTAAATTGTCTAATTAAATCTATTCCATCGaactaaattaaattgaaatacataGTTAGAACCCATAGCAAAATCCTTCAATGTCAAATCTGCctgcataaactaacggggttttatttttggattttaggaatgcgcctaaaaataaatattagacggttttttgttcaatttttgcatttatctacaaaaataaattatttaaacttatttttttactccttaaatttcaaaataactaagtaaataatgaagatattgaattttaaaaaaatacgtgttttattatagctaaaggcaagtcgattgacattattaattttaaaatttgcgatgttgggttacaaggggttaagctTTTATGAACAAGAATTTCCTTATTAAacatcaaaactaaaatttttctattccgAACAGTTCATTTAAGAAAAGTATGGACCTTGCCAATTTAAcaattctttattttcagtttctttcaTTAACACTTAAAAGTCAAgtgtaatttattttgtaatttatttacaCTCATTTAAACGTGAACAATACGGAAACTACGTTATAGCAGTTTAAAACTGTATTAATAATTGAcactttttgtttgaataactCCGGCTTAATGACCTACCCTTGTAAAAAATGTTATGATTCAAGCTAAGATATTCACTTGGAagcaaaatatcccaaaaaatgcatttttgtgaataactccgctataaagaatgatcaggtggtgcgaaattgggtttaagacttttaaatatacccttatcgatccatgaaataaaaatttacagtgtctctgtgcgcaaggttaaACCCTTTTTTCTGACGCTTTGACTAGAGTACTAAGTAATTAAAGTTATTAGTTATTATGTTTATACCAAACACCACAAATATCTAAtatatagaaaataattttaaatctcCTGTATAAAACCTTATACATGACTAAACCtgatcaatttttattttttataagattAAAAAGATTGGATTTTGAAAATTCGAACACTTTTATTGTAGAATAGAATTACAAGATTCAATGACGTCACGTTTTGAGATATAATTAGAAATTCCGTTCTTTGAttgttttcgattttatttattaagtaaggTAATTTGTTCCAACACCTTTTGTATCGGTTtctaaaaaaacttattttctttattcaaaacCTGTTTAAAACTTTCCGATATTTCATCTCTTATCCGTTGAAGTTTGTGTATTTGGTTTATTTTATCATAAAGAAGAATTGTTAATTTAGTATGTGGTTCTTTTCAGCGCTTGACAAAAGATAAGTTTCCAGGAAAGACAAGAACTAGGATCAGAAAATATAATTCTTAAAATTATGATTGGTATCGACGCAGAATTTCACCTTCTATAGCAGGTTTAAAAGCTAGAAAAGGAAAGGAGTTGATGGTTGATAAATcaggaaaatttattttgatgcaATCTCTCCATAATGATATATTATTTGAAGGTATTTTTGAATACTGAATCGTATagaaagaaatagaaaaaatattccGATACGAACATccttaaaaaatgcaaaactctTTTTATTGAAAGGTGAATTTTTTcagtacaggtaaaatataagcgaaaaactattaaaaataatgGTAATAAGAAATGGGAAGATTTGCAACCAGTACCGAAACACTTCGTGAATAAAATCCCGTGAAATTCGGTGAAAGTGCTAAAGTTGGTATGATGCCATAAGTCATGTAAAAAAACATCACTTTTCAAATAACAAGAAAGAAACGcctttttcttaagtttttttgtaatttcttaTGGTTGACGTGAGTAATTTTGTTGAACAACTTCGGTTCGTGTTAGCCACCAAAGCAATGAAAacccaaaaccaaaaatcaactAGGTACCTGACCGACAGCCAATAGCTTTTATCtcgaccaatttttttttttttatcaagtggCATCAGGTTGAATTATAGCCGCGAAAACAGCCCCTTCGGAAAAGAAATTAAGTAAAGTGTAATTTGGTTTCTATAACAGAAAACTCGATGACCAGGTAATTTGACTTATCAAATTTGCGTAACGATATGCAAATCATAAGGGTCTAGGTGTATGTTTGCACTTGCACTTAAATTTATTTCGGATTTTCTCTTGGTGGTGGCATTGTAAATTCACTTGTCAAATGCATAGACATTTCACGTAGAAACACAAACAAATATAAACATAAATTGAGAACATTTTCATACAATTATGCATTAAAGCACGTTGTGATTGAGCAGCAATccgaaatgcaaaaaaatgatCAAATTCCTTATATCATTTAAAGTAAGCAGCCCAAATAATCGAAAACGATAATTCCATAACTCGATTATAGCCAAACTATATCGTTTGACCATACTGTTAATTTCAATAGTCACTATCGTGTCGCAAATGCTATCGTTCTTTTTGCTTTCAGTAACTCGATTATCATAATGAAAACGATTGTTTGGACGATAGCTAAAACGGTATCGCTCTGAGtaaatttgcaaacaaaatgaaccctttttgtaaattttaacaattttatagAAACTGtttatgtacataaataaataaaattgtttaaagaacagttgcaaaaaaaatattcaatttttttttattattttgggcaccatcttatttttctcttcataAACCCAATTAGTACATCATTATTCACCTCAAAGTATGCAATTTCACGTCGACAGCGAAACTATAGTAATAGAGTAACGGATAAGAAATTAATGACAATATCATCATCGATTATCGTTTCGGTGACAATttgaaaattacggaatgaGTACTCAGCAAAGGTACGACACTCACACTGCACGTTGTACCACCATTTTATCCGTAAATATCCAAATCCGTAAAACGGACATTATTCTTTAAACAATGCTTCAAGTTAAAGAATCTTCTTACATTAACATCCTATATTTCATTTAATTCCTTGGTTATTTATTATCGCTCTCAAGTTTAGTgtctaaataacaaaaaactttttacttatgtactcgtatgtttcaatatttttttgtgtggctctTGTTTCTCCAACGGTGTTTAAATTTAACTTGCGAACCATAAATTTTATagtatatatatgtattatttttgtatttgattaaAATTACCTTAACTTTACATCTattaaataattgttattatCTTCGTAGTACACCGAACGCATCAAAGAAATTTCTTCTACAATAGCTATAATGCCAATAGTTCCCGAGGCAATGCATTCCAAAGTTGCAAATGCAATACAAATAATTATTCAAGATATAATCCTAAATATCCAAGATACAATACATATGATCCGAGATACAATTCAAACTCAAATTCAGTATATAATGAACTTAAATTACGATACCACAACAACAATCAATATTCTCCTCTAATTAATTATAGAGTGCGTCGATactaaatagaaataaatatttttgcaaataaaaaaaactcgagTATAAACTTCAAGCTTCTTCCTTTTTGtatgttatattttttgtattttttttacttttatatctatacaattatttgaaaagcaattcaattttatttttatttggaactctttttttaatttgcaaattttttttatataattgatattgtttattgactgaaagaaaatatattcgaaagtagattttaatttatttttttttttattaaattctaattCCTAACTTCAATGAATGTGTATattatcttttttaattgaaaccccaaaaaaaaagatgtttacATGGTCACCACTGATAATAATACAACCTACATCATTAATCAACATCCACCACAACAAATCACAACAATGCCAATATTGAAAACGGAAAATGAATCTGCTGATGATGTAATCGTTGAGAACAATTCACCTTCAGTGAATAGTTCGCAAACTAATTATACAACAAAAATGATTTACAACCTGAAACagaaacgaaagcgaaaattgCGCAATGAACCCGATGAACAATCGGAGTACTTAGAGAAAATGTCTGTCCGCGGATTGGATATTCAAAAGTATGAGCATATTGTTGATGGAATTGCATATTGTGCAGTGTGTGccaaaaaagagatttttaaaacatttaaaaacaaatacagttTTCAAAGGCATGCTTACCTTTTTCATGAAGGCGATAATCGAAAAATATTTGCCTGTCCTGTTTGCAGCAAAGAGTTTTCGCGTCCGGATAAAatgaaaatgcataaaaaagacaaacataGTGAAGTTGTTGACATGGAAGAGCAAATTAAGGCAGCTGCAGAAGAGGAGAAAGCACCTGTAATCGTTAAAGCACCTGCTCGACGAAAAAGAGttactaaagctcaaaaattacttcaacagcagcaacaactaCAACAGCAAcaggatgaagaagaagaagagcagcagcaacaacaacagcaacagatGTTGAATGATAGGTCCACAATAACAACAATAAttgaaacaaaatctgaaaGCAATAATAACAGCAACCAGAGCTTAAGTAATTGTACATCTCATCAGATGCAAACAATTGATTTGAGTAGCATGATTTTACCTAGTCAACTTCAAATAAGTACGGCCGAACTTCTACAACAtcaccagcaacaacaacaacaacagcagcagcaacagttACAAAACACAACCATTCTCTATAatcaaattgatttaaataacgCGCTGCTGCAAAATCAACTACATGCTAATAATATCATTATCCAAGGTCCAATAGGAACATCAAATGGTTCTCTCCTTCCAGTTCAAACAATCCAAACTCATGACGGCAGTATATTTCATCACCAGCAATCATCTCAGCAGCAgcatattcaaataaaaaatgaattgcaAACGGTTCCTTTGAGCACCACATCCACTACCACGCTATCATCGTCCTCAACATCTAATTCTAGTCACCATCAGCAACAACATAGTAATCAGCAACACCATCAACAACATCAAATGGATATGACTTCCTTGACAAAACTCGAGAACGTATCTTATCTGCCATCTTCAAACGAAAATCATGTTATTGGAACTGTTCAAAGTTATCAGATAATTACACCTGACGGATTGCATGCTTACCAGCCAAAATTATTAAATGCAAATGAAATCGAACTATGTCCATTTACCTCTGCAACAGGAGCTAATTACACTTTCACTTCATCGAGTCAAAGTAATAACAACAACATTAGCAACAACAATACAGACCATTCTCAATTTATGGACATTAAAAATGAATTGCTTATCAAGAGCGATCAGTTCATGGATACATCTGGAATGTATCATTTGCCATTTTCACCAAGCTCAATGATAAATGCTGTTAGTGAAGTGAATAACTCATCTTTATTGGAAACCAAAGAAATTAGGTAAACAGAATCTATTTGAGTTACACTGTGCATTGTAGAATT
Proteins encoded in this region:
- the LOC129906937 gene encoding putative uncharacterized protein DDB_G0291608 isoform X3, with the protein product MALTGGSDSKIARIMVFRPTWEEFKDFPKYIAYMESQGAHKAGLAKVVPPPEWVPRKSGYEDLDALNITIPAPICQVVTGKQGLYQQINIQKKPLTVKQFAELANTERYQPPKHFDFEDLERKYWKNITYVAPIYGADVSGSITDPEMNSWNINRLGTILDFVNEDYGIQIDGVNTAYLYFGMWKTTFAWHTEDMDLYSINYLHFGAPKTWYVVPPEYGRKLEKVANSYFPASYQNCNAYLRHKMTLISPQILKQHEVPVSKITQEAGEIMITFPFGYHAGFNHGFNCAESTNFAMERWIEYGKRAVQCTCSNDMVKISMDTFVKRFQPDRYQAWLEGTDVGQHPEDPPNALTVAPPPTQLDVLCNKKNGDVPVQLFQRMKKHCNPTKKKSFKERNPDLDLDEIQSNPNIPDDVKAVLKESVLTLDMDEDEEVPAILEPASISSQSPAILKTKKELLDYIDDGSEFDDDEDAFRKRKQKRKSDAEYDDDWYESKRRSNSRGKGRSPKGKEYPAESTVKIKKERPSTEKIEKPPKQKTPRKTPTRKKKENNDSSSSSVPSSPATTPKPADTEVLRKLNEHLMKNLSPTFQFTNHPIKFEGKIPIVKKTPSSENLDQSNDCLIQQQLKVEPFSAMSSPTSTVCVNLNKTSPPNSVRTSASAAASAAAYTNNSSQLNTLNTTIVYKAIGGGTTTLSPIPVTMKTTSSNNIITTTDGTALCIKNEVIDSEGSVDAESEIINSSQSGGKGASSDVYMVTTDNNTTYIINQHPPQQITTMPILKTENESADDVIVENNSPSVNSSQTNYTTKMIYNLKQKRKRKLRNEPDEQSEYLEKMSVRGLDIQKYEHIVDGIAYCAVCAKKEIFKTFKNKYSFQRHAYLFHEGDNRKIFACPVCSKEFSRPDKMKMHKKDKHSEVVDMEEQIKAAAEEEKAPVIVKAPARRKRVTKAQKLLQQQQQLQQQQDEEEEEQQQQQQQQMLNDRSTITTIIETKSESNNNSNQSLSNCTSHQMQTIDLSSMILPSQLQISTAELLQHHQQQQQQQQQQQLQNTTILYNQIDLNNALLQNQLHANNIIIQGPIGTSNGSLLPVQTIQTHDGSIFHHQQSSQQQHIQIKNELQTVPLSTTSTTTLSSSSTSNSSHHQQQHSNQQHHQQHQMDMTSLTKLENVSYLPSSNENHVIGTVQSYQIITPDGLHAYQPKLLNANEIELCPFTSATGANYTFTSSSQSNNNNISNNNTDHSQFMDIKNELLIKSDQFMDTSGMYHLPFSPSSMINAVSEVNNSSLLETKEISYDITEAVLLAL